The Candidatus Limnocylindrales bacterium genome has a segment encoding these proteins:
- a CDS encoding 3-hydroxyacyl-CoA dehydrogenase: MRLSETVAVVTGGASGLGLATAEAILAGGGRVAILDLERSNGVEVAAGLGDHAIFTPADVASEDDVNKALDAAIAAFGKINAAINCAGIGTAMKTTGKGGPFPLALFAKTIEINLIGTFNVLRLAATRMLSNDPNDEGERGVIINTASVAAFDGQIGQVAYTASKAGVVGMTLPIARDLSRDGIRCCTIAPGTFDTPMLALLPEENRKALGAGIPFPQRLGKPKEYGQLACAIIENPYLNGETIRLDGALRMPPR, from the coding sequence ATGCGTCTTTCCGAAACAGTCGCCGTCGTGACCGGCGGTGCATCCGGGCTCGGGCTTGCCACGGCCGAGGCGATTCTTGCCGGCGGGGGCCGCGTCGCGATTCTCGATCTCGAACGCTCGAACGGCGTCGAGGTGGCTGCCGGGCTCGGCGATCATGCGATCTTCACGCCCGCCGACGTCGCCAGCGAGGACGACGTGAACAAGGCTCTCGATGCGGCGATCGCCGCATTCGGCAAGATCAACGCGGCGATCAATTGTGCCGGCATCGGCACCGCGATGAAGACGACCGGCAAGGGCGGCCCGTTTCCGCTCGCGCTGTTCGCGAAGACGATCGAGATCAACCTGATCGGTACGTTCAACGTGCTGCGCCTCGCGGCCACGCGCATGCTCAGCAACGATCCGAACGACGAAGGCGAACGCGGCGTCATCATCAACACCGCATCGGTCGCCGCGTTCGACGGGCAGATCGGGCAGGTGGCCTACACCGCATCCAAGGCCGGCGTCGTGGGCATGACGCTCCCGATCGCACGCGACCTTTCGCGCGACGGCATCCGCTGCTGCACGATCGCACCCGGCACATTCGACACGCCGATGCTCGCGCTGCTCCCGGAAGAGAATCGCAAGGCACTCGGCGCAGGCATTCCGTTCCCGCAGCGCCTCGGCAAGCCGAAGGAATACGGACAGCTCGCGTGCGCGATCATCGAGAATCCGTATCTGAATGGCGAGACGATCCGGCTCGACGGTGCGCTGAGAATGCCGCCACGCTGA
- a CDS encoding TetR/AcrR family transcriptional regulator produces MSTKSVHEDDQTADGRRQRSSRSRARVLDAIYEVFADADLDVTPEHIAARAGVSLSTIRRHFGDIPRLSHAMREHILGRILPILQSPPSTGSREQRLRAVVACRREVFEIVMPGMRATPIGERGGAARARADRKELESVLRAHLTATFPDELSGEKGLLRGEMLSAILSFGAWEHLRTVRELDPERCAELLERAARPLLDD; encoded by the coding sequence ATGTCAACGAAATCCGTGCACGAGGATGACCAGACCGCCGACGGCCGCCGCCAGCGGTCCAGCCGCAGCCGGGCCCGCGTGCTCGACGCGATCTATGAGGTCTTCGCGGATGCGGACCTCGACGTGACCCCGGAACACATCGCGGCGCGAGCCGGCGTGAGCCTCAGCACGATCCGCCGCCACTTCGGCGACATCCCGAGACTTTCGCATGCGATGCGGGAGCACATTCTCGGCCGGATTCTTCCGATCCTGCAGTCACCGCCGTCCACGGGCTCGCGCGAGCAGCGATTGCGGGCGGTCGTCGCGTGCCGGCGGGAAGTCTTCGAGATCGTGATGCCCGGCATGCGCGCGACTCCGATCGGCGAGCGTGGAGGAGCTGCGCGCGCACGCGCGGACCGCAAGGAGCTCGAGTCTGTGCTGCGCGCACACCTTACGGCCACTTTTCCCGACGAGCTTTCCGGCGAAAAAGGACTCCTGCGCGGGGAGATGCTGTCGGCCATTCTGTCGTTTGGAGCGTGGGAACATCTGCGCACCGTTCGCGAGCTCGACCCGGAACGCTGCGCGGAGTTGCTAGAGCGCGCAGCTCGACCGCTGCTCGACGACTGA
- a CDS encoding DUF4215 domain-containing protein — translation MLALAGATSVVAQTSEELACYAGKMGASVYHAKSLGRCHGGLAKGGPVSEFDGCIAAAAGGADSRIQSADASVAHSGFDCPGDLQSLALDGTSPWQDTLVSSAIFQANALPNVCVQKRARALSKYATKYASCVRRGFGISVQELDACAERARTKFADGWTKASLVVPCTSDDFSSVVASLEQAIRSQAALLHVACGDGIRAGFEQCDDGNLLGGDDCDGACIFEECGNDVVQSGEACDDGGQTAGCDEDCTAVACGDGLVNFAAGEQCDASGQSASCEASCRRAVCGDGTLNELAGEECDGRGETTFCNGDCTAAACGDGVVNVTAGEQCDDGNTQAGDGCDASCQLQDCGDGRRQTIEECDDGNTIAGDGCSPVCNRETCGLVAGTAKCLYCPIGSSPNAAYSACVCNAGYTLAGSTCLDIDECAANPCGANPCDNLPGTYSCPIACTEAAFHAALQSCGGPGRAITFNCTDTTILISDASNGPRQTSCNNLVIDGMNRGITFEMNPKCWGRAIPADQCRVALDADGTCSCPDVNSGTLFLALNGNNMTVRNLAVRYFFDGIKTGGNDNTVENVDFERVCDEATGNTAGVGNLYTGIHARTACGKCMQNYGVISATAADPKLRDHYNAIVRDSLFTDCQQPIRMTNAGRYRIEYTRMEGFYASGIFRCLGPRFSTSAGDTQVVHMTGCELDGCDNGVRVGGNVEALVWGNTLVNNEFRGLLATSNARVSMWDNIVRGNGGLATSEAGLGGVGVSDTAELDLGGGSLTIDGQLVTSPGRNVLCDNVSPQGTSREVHNVTTATVKAENNYWCTMDPQSHVTGPVDTDPFLAEEP, via the coding sequence GTGCTCGCACTCGCCGGTGCGACTTCGGTCGTCGCGCAGACGAGCGAGGAGCTTGCGTGTTACGCCGGCAAGATGGGAGCGTCGGTCTATCACGCGAAGAGCCTAGGGCGCTGTCACGGTGGTCTTGCCAAAGGCGGTCCCGTTTCGGAGTTCGATGGGTGTATTGCCGCCGCAGCAGGCGGCGCCGATTCGCGCATCCAGTCGGCGGATGCGAGTGTCGCCCACTCCGGTTTCGACTGCCCCGGTGATCTGCAGAGTCTCGCTCTCGACGGAACGTCGCCGTGGCAGGACACGCTCGTGTCGTCGGCAATCTTCCAGGCAAACGCGCTGCCGAATGTCTGCGTACAGAAGCGCGCACGCGCGCTGTCGAAGTATGCGACGAAGTACGCCTCCTGCGTGCGGCGCGGGTTCGGAATTTCCGTGCAGGAGCTCGATGCGTGTGCGGAGCGGGCGCGTACCAAATTCGCCGACGGGTGGACGAAAGCCTCGCTCGTCGTGCCGTGCACGTCGGACGACTTCTCCTCCGTGGTTGCAAGCCTCGAACAGGCCATTCGCTCCCAGGCTGCACTGCTGCATGTCGCCTGCGGTGATGGCATCCGTGCGGGCTTCGAACAGTGCGACGACGGCAATCTGCTGGGAGGCGACGACTGCGACGGGGCCTGCATCTTCGAAGAGTGTGGAAACGACGTCGTGCAGTCCGGTGAGGCATGCGACGACGGCGGACAGACCGCGGGTTGCGACGAAGACTGCACCGCCGTTGCGTGCGGCGACGGGCTCGTCAACTTTGCGGCGGGAGAACAGTGCGACGCGTCCGGCCAGTCGGCCTCATGCGAAGCGAGCTGCCGGCGCGCTGTCTGCGGCGATGGAACGCTCAACGAACTTGCCGGCGAGGAATGCGACGGCCGCGGCGAGACAACGTTCTGCAATGGCGATTGCACTGCGGCCGCTTGCGGCGACGGAGTCGTCAACGTGACGGCCGGCGAGCAGTGCGACGACGGCAACACCCAGGCCGGCGACGGCTGCGATGCGAGCTGCCAGCTTCAGGACTGCGGCGACGGCCGGCGTCAGACGATCGAGGAATGCGACGACGGCAATACCATCGCGGGCGACGGCTGCTCGCCCGTGTGCAATCGCGAGACCTGCGGCCTGGTCGCCGGCACGGCGAAATGCCTGTACTGCCCGATTGGCTCCAGCCCTAACGCCGCGTACTCGGCGTGCGTATGCAATGCCGGATACACGCTCGCCGGATCGACCTGCCTCGACATCGACGAGTGCGCGGCGAACCCGTGCGGCGCAAATCCGTGCGACAACCTGCCCGGCACGTACTCCTGCCCGATCGCATGCACCGAGGCTGCCTTCCACGCGGCACTGCAGAGCTGCGGCGGCCCGGGCCGTGCGATCACGTTCAACTGCACCGACACGACGATTCTCATCTCGGACGCCAGCAACGGTCCGCGCCAGACGAGCTGCAACAATCTGGTGATCGACGGGATGAATCGCGGCATCACGTTCGAAATGAACCCGAAGTGCTGGGGCCGCGCGATCCCGGCCGACCAGTGCCGCGTGGCGCTCGATGCGGACGGCACGTGCTCGTGTCCGGACGTCAACAGCGGCACGCTCTTCCTTGCCCTCAACGGCAACAACATGACGGTGCGCAACCTTGCCGTGCGTTACTTCTTCGACGGCATCAAGACCGGCGGCAACGACAACACCGTCGAGAACGTCGACTTCGAGCGCGTCTGCGACGAGGCGACCGGCAATACGGCCGGCGTCGGCAATCTCTACACCGGCATCCATGCCCGGACAGCCTGCGGCAAATGCATGCAGAACTACGGCGTCATCTCGGCAACCGCGGCCGATCCGAAGCTGCGCGACCATTACAACGCGATCGTGCGCGACAGTCTGTTCACCGATTGCCAGCAGCCGATCCGCATGACCAATGCCGGACGCTACCGCATCGAATACACGCGAATGGAGGGCTTTTACGCGTCGGGAATCTTCCGCTGCCTCGGTCCGCGCTTCAGCACCAGTGCCGGGGATACTCAGGTCGTTCACATGACCGGATGCGAGCTCGACGGCTGCGACAACGGCGTGCGCGTCGGCGGCAACGTCGAGGCTCTGGTCTGGGGCAATACGCTCGTCAACAACGAGTTCCGCGGGCTGCTCGCGACATCGAATGCGCGCGTGTCGATGTGGGACAACATCGTGCGCGGAAACGGCGGGCTCGCGACTTCGGAGGCCGGTCTTGGCGGCGTCGGTGTTTCCGATACGGCCGAGCTCGATCTCGGAGGCGGCAGCCTCACCATCGACGGCCAGCTCGTCACGAGCCCCGGTCGCAACGTGCTGTGCGACAACGTGAGCCCGCAAGGCACGAGCCGCGAAGTGCACAACGTGACGACCGCGACCGTCAAGGCCGAGAACAACTACTGGTGCACGATGGATCCGCAGAGCCATGTGACAGGCCCGGTCGACACGGATCCGTTTCTCGCCGAAGAGCCGTAG
- a CDS encoding Rieske 2Fe-2S domain-containing protein produces the protein MTPQQTATPAPSTPRISLPPFPNGWFNVCYSHEVQAGEVKAVHAIGRDFVVFRGDGGAAHVLDAYCPHLGAHLGVGGKVEGDNIRCPFHNWCWSGETGACVDVPYAKRIPAKAQIGKPVVREQNGFILIWHHAEGIAPEWTPEIVPETLSDDYYVHGRRQWELTAHPQELYENGFDVAHFGTLHGMKVRGVVYDTEGPICKLHLDFERDSVQSSAEGMATIRSFMFGPGLSLTRVSGMIDGVSVQSLTPLDPERMVLTHNYYVHRDSNKEAVADFFDYYAKDWELDMPLWNNKLFREKPNLAEGDGDISRFRRWYKQFYSTPVEVAF, from the coding sequence ATGACGCCCCAGCAGACCGCGACTCCCGCACCGAGCACCCCGCGCATCTCCCTGCCGCCGTTTCCGAACGGCTGGTTCAACGTCTGCTATTCGCACGAAGTCCAGGCGGGCGAGGTCAAGGCGGTGCACGCGATCGGCCGCGACTTCGTCGTGTTTCGCGGCGACGGCGGAGCGGCGCACGTGCTCGACGCGTACTGCCCGCATCTCGGAGCGCATCTCGGCGTCGGCGGAAAAGTCGAAGGCGACAACATCCGCTGTCCGTTCCACAACTGGTGCTGGAGCGGCGAGACCGGCGCGTGCGTCGACGTTCCGTACGCGAAGCGGATTCCGGCGAAGGCGCAGATCGGCAAGCCCGTCGTTCGCGAGCAGAACGGGTTCATCCTCATCTGGCATCACGCCGAAGGCATCGCGCCGGAGTGGACGCCCGAGATCGTTCCCGAAACACTCTCGGACGACTACTACGTGCATGGCCGCCGCCAGTGGGAGCTGACGGCCCATCCGCAGGAGCTGTACGAGAACGGCTTCGACGTCGCGCATTTCGGAACGCTGCACGGAATGAAAGTGCGCGGCGTCGTCTACGACACCGAAGGCCCGATCTGCAAGCTTCATCTCGACTTCGAGCGCGATTCGGTGCAGTCGAGCGCCGAAGGCATGGCGACGATCCGCTCGTTCATGTTCGGCCCGGGGCTCTCGCTGACGCGCGTCAGCGGCATGATCGACGGGGTTTCGGTGCAGTCGCTGACGCCGCTCGACCCCGAGCGCATGGTGCTGACGCACAACTACTATGTGCATCGCGACTCCAACAAGGAAGCGGTCGCCGATTTCTTCGACTACTACGCGAAGGACTGGGAGCTCGACATGCCGCTGTGGAACAACAAGCTGTTCCGCGAAAAGCCGAACCTTGCCGAAGGCGACGGCGACATCTCGCGATTCCGCCGCTGGTACAAGCAGTTCTATTCGACGCCGGTCGAAGTCGCGTTCTGA
- a CDS encoding SMP-30/gluconolactonase/LRE family protein, protein MFPHAAVARSCRAGLLKASAQFLRGSNQVWTECLQREQEENGTVGSVCNSFDYYDAFSKVYDDFEKLRTDSCPWDDSTTTGSEAATIYDFGSTDFSCNASIHGACDFEYYADWTRGILLPAAGWIGTCAQCQGESQGWILSSLFYRNFVNQPPDGGVARCQQVLASASNKYLQKRSKAIEKCLRQSVDGPLVSECRASPGSSLSTLLDKYRTSFVKKVCGACGGPDGSCDGLAGGVAGSGGSDDIAAGEIGMPATCIGVESPVTGRCYRTVASVSDLVSCASCVTESMVDCGMQIAAPWAGPLDAACGGDGSARVLYAEDFDGLPQDAWPSPWVAAAEPALADTGEDAARLEPRLAHPSEARMYAANIGRDVDVRIHFRVTDAETQGWRLSLRDDGAGNAYRVQLRKEGGVPVLRLQRVLGGVVTDLASFAGIELQLWNDAHEWARFRISTEHGAARLQASSFMPGNYEPDSWQVDALDSSAGLQVTDGIAFESFSSLTPDNGAEAGIVYLEDIAVQSARNPLDRLGPAEVVASGFVAADGPLWRDTTQTLLLTDHANDAVYEFDPIAQTISSLALGLNGAAGLALDPDGRLLAAEYGARDLVRAEADGTTTVLADRYQDLRLNSPHDVATDGAGHVYFSDPSFGVADADREQFFNQVYRLEVDGTLERIDSFRSPEQPVGIELTRGGTHLFVADPANALLRRYHIEEPLFSYLERGYAGYSGASGICSDPASGTLFVGMPDGLVAISWQAVKWATVALPEPVTNCAVAGDGLQRTLYVTTASSLYRMAYPEP, encoded by the coding sequence ATGTTTCCGCACGCTGCCGTCGCGCGCTCGTGCCGTGCCGGGCTTCTCAAGGCGAGTGCGCAGTTCTTGCGCGGGTCGAACCAGGTCTGGACCGAATGCCTGCAGCGCGAGCAGGAAGAGAACGGCACGGTCGGATCTGTCTGCAACAGCTTCGACTACTACGACGCATTTTCGAAGGTCTACGACGATTTCGAAAAGCTCCGTACGGACTCATGCCCGTGGGATGATTCCACGACGACCGGCAGCGAAGCCGCGACCATCTACGATTTCGGGTCGACCGATTTTTCGTGCAACGCGTCCATCCATGGCGCGTGCGATTTCGAGTACTACGCCGACTGGACGCGTGGCATCCTGCTGCCTGCGGCCGGCTGGATCGGCACGTGTGCGCAGTGCCAGGGTGAATCGCAGGGCTGGATCCTCTCGTCTCTGTTCTACAGAAACTTCGTCAACCAGCCTCCCGATGGCGGCGTAGCGCGCTGCCAGCAGGTTCTCGCGAGCGCATCGAACAAGTACTTGCAGAAGCGATCGAAGGCGATCGAGAAATGCCTGCGACAATCGGTCGACGGGCCTCTGGTATCCGAATGTCGTGCGAGTCCCGGCTCGAGCCTCTCGACGTTGCTCGACAAGTACCGCACGAGCTTCGTGAAGAAGGTCTGTGGCGCATGCGGCGGGCCCGATGGAAGCTGCGACGGCCTAGCTGGCGGTGTCGCGGGGTCGGGAGGCAGCGACGACATTGCGGCAGGCGAAATCGGCATGCCGGCCACGTGCATCGGTGTCGAGAGTCCCGTCACCGGGCGCTGTTACCGGACGGTCGCCAGCGTCTCCGATCTGGTCAGCTGCGCGTCGTGCGTCACCGAATCGATGGTCGACTGCGGAATGCAGATCGCCGCTCCCTGGGCGGGTCCGCTCGACGCCGCTTGCGGAGGCGATGGCAGTGCGCGCGTCCTTTACGCCGAGGATTTCGACGGCCTGCCGCAGGATGCGTGGCCATCGCCGTGGGTCGCAGCCGCCGAACCTGCACTCGCCGACACCGGCGAGGACGCAGCAAGGCTCGAGCCGCGCCTCGCTCATCCGTCAGAAGCGCGGATGTATGCGGCAAACATCGGACGCGACGTGGATGTGCGCATCCATTTTCGCGTCACCGACGCAGAAACCCAGGGATGGCGACTGAGCCTGCGCGACGACGGCGCAGGCAACGCGTACCGGGTGCAGCTGCGCAAAGAAGGTGGCGTGCCGGTGCTCCGGTTGCAGCGGGTTCTCGGCGGGGTCGTCACCGATCTCGCCTCTTTTGCCGGAATCGAGCTGCAGTTGTGGAACGATGCCCACGAGTGGGCGCGCTTCCGCATCTCGACCGAGCACGGCGCAGCGAGGCTTCAGGCAAGCTCGTTCATGCCGGGAAATTACGAACCGGATTCGTGGCAGGTCGACGCCCTCGACTCGTCGGCGGGCCTCCAGGTTACGGACGGGATCGCATTCGAATCGTTCAGCTCGCTTACGCCGGACAATGGCGCCGAGGCCGGCATAGTCTATCTCGAAGACATCGCGGTGCAGAGCGCCCGCAATCCGCTCGATCGGTTGGGGCCGGCCGAAGTGGTCGCATCCGGTTTTGTTGCCGCCGATGGCCCGCTTTGGCGCGACACGACGCAGACGCTTCTCCTGACCGATCACGCGAACGACGCGGTCTACGAATTCGACCCCATTGCGCAGACGATCTCTTCGCTGGCGCTCGGGCTCAACGGTGCCGCAGGCCTTGCGCTCGATCCCGACGGACGGCTGCTCGCCGCCGAGTATGGCGCACGCGACCTCGTGCGCGCCGAAGCCGACGGAACGACGACCGTGCTCGCCGATCGTTATCAGGACCTGCGGCTGAATTCGCCACACGACGTCGCCACGGACGGCGCCGGCCATGTGTACTTCAGCGACCCGTCTTTTGGCGTTGCTGATGCCGACCGCGAACAGTTCTTCAATCAGGTCTATCGCCTGGAGGTCGACGGGACGCTGGAACGGATCGATTCGTTCCGTTCTCCCGAACAACCCGTGGGGATCGAGCTGACCCGTGGAGGCACCCATCTGTTCGTCGCGGATCCGGCAAACGCGTTGCTGCGTCGCTATCACATCGAAGAGCCGCTCTTTTCGTACCTGGAACGCGGGTACGCCGGCTACTCCGGTGCGTCGGGCATCTGCAGCGATCCGGCTTCGGGAACGCTGTTCGTCGGTATGCCGGACGGCCTCGTCGCCATCTCGTGGCAAGCGGTGAAATGGGCAACCGTCGCCCTGCCGGAGCCAGTCACCAATTGCGCCGTCGCCGGTGACGGCTTGCAACGAACGCTGTACGTCACGACGGCGAGCTCCCTCTATCGAATGGCGTATCCGGAGCCGTGA
- a CDS encoding class I adenylate-forming enzyme family protein, protein MSDLGPQNASSASRDFWRELEREHHLVASARPAIPGNGPQNVAEILAGPLARCPDRVALVGRHARYTYRELDDAVARAAGALAALGIGRGDRVAACTPNHPDIVIAYLATMRLGAIWVGIARALAAVEKAALLRDAGASVFIGDRAACAQIQANPVATLRHTLVSEAGDASCSWACAVAAAKTDAAARVEIDPYAPAAIAYTSGTTGFPKGAVHSQHNLLLPGAVAAATGAYPNGQVQGVLLPLTVLNLMVLVPTLVFQIDGTCVCIDRVDALGIAEWVRTERVAHFAAVPAIYHDLLTHPEVRGEDLASLATPEVGGAECPPSFLRLYRERFGKNVAIGYGMTEAPTAVTRSLGDREPEPGLIGQPLPQIAIDLIDEDGRRVADGEVGEICVAAAHDGAFAGVYTPMLGYWDKPDETARALRGGMLHTGDLGMRDPASGQLYIRGRRGDLILRGGANVYPAEIERVLHGDPRVAACAVLGIPDERLGERVIAAVQLADGADVAEDELKEICAANLARYKIPERFHFVASIPRNSMGKIVKRELRAQLGLDD, encoded by the coding sequence TTGAGCGATCTCGGTCCGCAGAACGCGAGCAGCGCGTCGCGGGACTTCTGGCGCGAGCTCGAACGCGAGCATCATCTCGTCGCCTCCGCGCGCCCTGCGATACCCGGCAACGGTCCGCAGAACGTCGCGGAGATTCTCGCTGGGCCACTCGCGCGCTGCCCTGACCGCGTCGCGCTCGTCGGCCGTCACGCTCGCTACACATATCGTGAGCTCGACGACGCCGTCGCACGCGCTGCCGGCGCCCTGGCCGCGCTCGGCATCGGTCGCGGTGATCGCGTGGCGGCCTGCACGCCCAATCATCCGGACATCGTCATCGCGTACCTCGCCACGATGCGGCTCGGCGCGATCTGGGTCGGCATCGCGCGTGCGCTCGCGGCCGTCGAAAAAGCCGCGCTGCTCCGCGACGCCGGCGCGTCGGTTTTCATCGGCGACCGCGCCGCGTGTGCACAGATCCAAGCCAACCCGGTCGCAACGCTGCGGCACACTCTTGTTAGCGAGGCCGGCGACGCAAGCTGTTCGTGGGCATGCGCAGTCGCCGCGGCAAAGACGGACGCCGCCGCGCGCGTCGAGATCGATCCGTACGCACCGGCGGCCATCGCGTACACGAGCGGCACGACGGGATTTCCGAAAGGCGCCGTGCACAGCCAGCACAACCTGCTTCTGCCCGGCGCCGTGGCTGCCGCGACCGGCGCGTATCCGAACGGACAGGTCCAGGGCGTACTGCTGCCGCTTACGGTCCTCAACCTGATGGTGCTTGTGCCGACGCTGGTGTTCCAGATCGACGGCACGTGCGTCTGCATCGACCGCGTCGATGCGCTCGGGATTGCAGAATGGGTGCGCACCGAGCGCGTCGCGCATTTCGCGGCCGTGCCGGCGATCTACCACGATCTTCTTACGCATCCGGAAGTGCGCGGTGAGGATCTCGCGTCGCTTGCGACGCCGGAAGTCGGCGGCGCCGAATGTCCGCCGTCGTTCCTTCGGCTCTATCGCGAGCGTTTCGGAAAGAACGTCGCGATCGGTTACGGAATGACCGAAGCGCCGACCGCCGTCACGCGTTCGCTCGGCGATCGCGAGCCGGAGCCCGGACTGATCGGCCAGCCGCTGCCGCAGATCGCCATCGATCTGATCGACGAGGATGGGCGCAGGGTTGCCGACGGTGAAGTCGGCGAGATCTGCGTCGCCGCAGCACATGACGGCGCGTTCGCCGGCGTCTACACGCCGATGCTCGGCTACTGGGACAAACCGGATGAGACCGCCAGGGCGCTGCGCGGCGGCATGCTCCACACCGGCGATCTCGGCATGCGCGATCCGGCAAGCGGCCAGCTCTACATCCGCGGCCGCAGGGGCGACCTGATTCTTCGCGGCGGCGCCAACGTGTATCCGGCCGAGATCGAGCGTGTGCTGCACGGCGATCCGCGAGTCGCCGCGTGTGCCGTGCTCGGCATACCGGACGAGCGGCTTGGCGAACGCGTGATCGCGGCGGTGCAGCTTGCGGACGGCGCCGATGTCGCAGAAGACGAGCTCAAGGAAATCTGCGCGGCAAATCTCGCGCGCTACAAGATTCCGGAACGATTCCATTTCGTCGCGAGCATTCCGCGCAACTCGATGGGAAAGATCGTCAAGCGCGAGCTTCGCGCACAGCTCGGCCTCGACGACTGA
- a CDS encoding SDR family NAD(P)-dependent oxidoreductase: MPKDFVNKVALVTGGAGAGIGSHAARRIAEEGGAVAIVDIHEKRCRLVAEEIARDTGARVEAFPGDIADRARMQAVIGEIEGSLGPIDVLVNNAAENVLAPIREFTMKDWDRVIDVDITAAFHLVRLILPGMIERRRGAIVNISSIAGWLGDANEGREAPYACAKAALFGLTRSVAFEGGPFGVRCNAIAPGLIWSKFVARYADQFQPEVDRTPLRRFGQPEEVAELVAFLGSDRSAFITGEAINISGGWYMRP; encoded by the coding sequence ATGCCGAAAGACTTCGTGAACAAAGTTGCGCTCGTGACCGGCGGTGCCGGCGCCGGGATCGGAAGCCACGCGGCGCGCAGGATCGCCGAGGAAGGCGGAGCGGTCGCCATCGTCGACATCCACGAGAAGCGCTGCCGCCTTGTTGCGGAAGAAATCGCGCGTGATACCGGCGCGCGCGTCGAAGCGTTTCCCGGCGACATTGCCGATCGCGCGCGCATGCAGGCCGTGATCGGCGAGATCGAGGGCTCGCTCGGACCGATCGACGTGCTCGTCAACAACGCCGCCGAGAACGTCCTCGCACCGATCCGCGAGTTCACGATGAAGGACTGGGACCGCGTGATCGACGTCGACATCACCGCCGCGTTCCACCTCGTGCGGCTGATCCTTCCCGGCATGATCGAGCGCCGCCGCGGCGCGATCGTGAACATTTCGTCGATCGCCGGCTGGCTCGGCGATGCGAACGAGGGCCGCGAGGCGCCGTATGCGTGCGCAAAGGCCGCGCTGTTCGGTCTCACGCGAAGCGTCGCGTTCGAAGGCGGGCCGTTCGGCGTGCGCTGCAACGCGATCGCGCCCGGGCTGATCTGGAGCAAGTTCGTCGCGCGCTACGCCGACCAGTTCCAGCCCGAGGTCGACCGCACGCCGCTGCGCCGCTTCGGCCAGCCGGAAGAAGTGGCCGAGCTCGTCGCTTTCCTCGGTTCGGATCGCTCGGCGTTCATCACCGGCGAGGCGATCAACATCAGCGGCGGCTGGTACATGCGGCCGTGA
- a CDS encoding amidohydrolase family protein produces MTELDYLSFDGDNHYYETRDAFTRHIEPKYRDRAVRCVQTSDGAESILIGERPFTFLSDMELNYDVTLRPGSLRDYLRYLTGENAASDDGVKQPVEPAFVHRDARLKRMDEQKLESALLFPTLAVCVEHFMKDDVELSYANIRAFNRWLDEDWGFAFKDRIFAAPILSLLDPVEAVKDLEWALSRGARIIGMRPGPQGGKSPADPVFDAFWSRVNEAKLAVAFHVGESGYNEMMSVAWGEQANPSSHSQSAFQWCNFYGDRPIMDTMSALIFHNLFGRFPDVRVVSVENGCLWVPYLLKAMDKMKGMGRNGPWIGGRWSGRPSEVFRRHIYVSPYHEEDIPHLASLIGTEHVVFGSDYPHPEGLADPVDFAHGCEPLGPAATRMIMRDNQRRLVGLDA; encoded by the coding sequence ATGACCGAGCTCGACTACCTCAGCTTCGACGGCGACAACCACTACTACGAGACGCGTGACGCGTTCACGCGTCACATCGAGCCGAAGTATCGCGACCGCGCGGTCCGGTGCGTCCAGACCAGCGACGGCGCCGAATCGATCCTGATCGGCGAGCGCCCGTTCACGTTCCTGTCCGACATGGAGCTCAACTACGACGTGACGCTGCGGCCGGGCTCGCTGCGCGATTATCTCCGCTACCTGACCGGCGAGAACGCGGCCAGCGACGACGGCGTCAAGCAGCCTGTCGAGCCGGCGTTCGTGCATCGCGATGCGCGTCTCAAGCGGATGGACGAGCAGAAGCTCGAGAGCGCCCTGCTCTTCCCGACGCTCGCCGTCTGTGTCGAGCACTTCATGAAGGACGACGTCGAGCTCAGCTATGCGAACATTCGCGCGTTCAACCGCTGGCTCGACGAGGACTGGGGTTTTGCATTCAAGGATCGCATCTTCGCCGCACCGATCCTGTCGCTGCTCGACCCGGTCGAAGCGGTAAAGGATCTCGAGTGGGCGCTTTCGCGCGGCGCGCGCATCATCGGCATGCGCCCCGGGCCGCAAGGCGGCAAGTCACCGGCCGATCCGGTCTTCGATGCGTTCTGGTCGCGCGTCAACGAAGCGAAGCTCGCGGTCGCGTTCCACGTCGGCGAGTCGGGTTACAACGAGATGATGTCGGTCGCGTGGGGCGAGCAGGCCAATCCGAGCTCGCACAGCCAGTCGGCGTTCCAGTGGTGCAACTTCTACGGTGACCGTCCGATCATGGACACGATGTCGGCGCTCATCTTCCACAACCTGTTCGGACGTTTTCCTGATGTGCGCGTGGTCAGCGTGGAAAACGGCTGCCTGTGGGTGCCGTACCTGCTGAAAGCGATGGACAAGATGAAAGGCATGGGGCGCAACGGCCCGTGGATCGGCGGACGCTGGTCGGGGCGGCCGAGCGAGGTATTCCGCCGGCACATCTACGTGTCGCCGTACCATGAGGAAGACATCCCGCATCTGGCGAGCCTGATCGGTACCGAGCACGTCGTATTCGGCTCGGACTATCCGCATCCCGAGGGCCTGGCCGATCCGGTCGACTTCGCGCACGGCTGCGAACCGCTCGGTCCCGCCGCAACGCGGATGATCATGCGCGACAACCAGCGGCGGCTCGTCGGCCTCGACGCGTAG